GCAACATCGCCGGGTGCATCGTCCGGTCGGGAACCATCACCCGCAACGCGAAGGCGCGCGTGATCCGCGACGGGGTCGTGCTCGTCGACGGGCTCGCGATCGAGTCGCTCCGCCGGTTCAAGGACGACGTGACCGAGGTCCGTACCGACTTCGAGTGCGGTATCGGTCTCGGCAAGTTCAACGACATCCAGATCGGTGACGAGATCGAGACGACCGAGCTGGTCGAGAAGCCGCGCGTCTAGCGCCCGATGCGGGGCGGGCCCGGAATAGGCCCGCCTCGCGCCGCGCCGGAGAGGCGCGGGCAAGCACAGGAGGACACCATGGCCGACCACGCGCGGGCGGCTCGGCTCGCCGACCGCATCAAGGTCATCGTCGCGACTCGTCTCGAACGCGGCATCAGAGACCCGAGGCTCGGGTTCGTCACGATCACGGATGTTCGCGTCACGGGCGACCTGCAGCACGCGACGATCTTCTACACCGTGTACGGCACGGAAGAGGAGCTCGCCGATACCGCCGCCGCCCTTGCGTCGGCGACGGGGATGCTGCGGACCGAGGTGGGCAAGAACCTCAAGGTGCGGCTGACGCCGTCGCTCGAGTTCGTCCACGATGCCCTCCCGGACAACATCAACCAGATCGACCGGCTCCTGCAGGAGGCGCGCGCTCGTGACGCCGAAGCAGCCGAGCGGGCTCGTCGTGCCGATTACGCGGGCGAGCCCGACCCGTACATCAAGCCCCGTGACGAGGGCGACGACGCATTCGACAAGGACTCATCCGCCGGCGGCGGGCAACCCCGCTAGTCGGGCGCCGTCACGAGTCTGGACCGCCGGCGCCCCGCGTGGGCGCCGGCGGTTCGTCGCCCGGCAGGGCGATGCGTCCGGAGGTCTCCACGACGAGCCCGTCGTCACGCAATCCGCGCAGGGCCCGCTCGTAGCGCACCTCGTCGGCGCGAGCATCCCGCCCGGACGCAGCGAGCGCCCGCTCGCGTAGGGCGGCATGTCCCAGGCCGCCGAACTCCGCTCGGAGCACGGCGAGGATGCGCCCCCGCATCTGCCGGTCCGACCCCGCGTACGCCGCCTGCTTGCGGCGGGGCCGCCCGGCGACCGTACCGGTCGGCGCGCCGATGGCGCGCCACGCGCATTCGTCGGCGATGGGGCACACCTCACAGCGGGGCGCCCTGGCCGTGCAAACGAGGGCGCCGAGCTCCATGGCCGCCGCGTTCCAGGCGACGGCGCGCGCACGCGCCGCGTCGTCGCCGGGGAGCGGGAGCGGCACGAGCGCGCGATACTCCGCCTCGTCCCGCGCCGCCGAGGGCGCCCACGGCTCGGCGGCGCCGACCGCGGCGCGGGCGATGACCCTGCGCACGTTCGTGTCGACGACGGCACTCGGCCGTCCGTACGCGAACGACGCCACGGCGGCGGCCGTGTACGGGCCGACGCCGGGAAGCGCGCGGAGCGACGCGTCGTCGGCCGGTACCACCCCGCCGTGCCGCTCGACGATCACGACGGCGCAGGCTCGGAGCCATCGGGCGCGGCGCGGATACCCGAGCCGATCCCACGCGCGCAGCACGTCGGCGTCCGTGGCCGACGCAAGGTCGGCTGGCCGCGGCCAGCGCTCGACGAACGCGCGCCATCGTGGTTCGACGCGCGCGGCCTGTGTCTGCTGCAGCATGAACTCGCTCACGAGCACGCCCCAGGGCGTCACGTGGGCGTCGCGCCAGGGCAGCGGGCGCGCCGCGCGTGCGAACCAGTCCACGACCCGGTCGACGATGCCGGCGGTCATCGTTCGACGAGGCGGCTGAGCACGCCCGGCGAGAGGAACTCCCCGGTACGTTCGACCCGGTGCACGAAAGCCGTCAGCATGCGGTTCACGGGGGTCGGCACGCCGTGCTGACGGCCGAGGGCGGCGACGCGCCCGTTGAGTTCGTCGATCTCCGTCTGCTGGCCGCGTCGGATCGACTGCAGCGTCGACGCGTAGTTCGGTACGGGCCCGAAGCTCGCGCCGAGCCGGCGGGGAACGGCCATGGCGAGGCCGAGCGGGAGGTGCTCGAGCGCGCGGATGTCGACGACACCGAGCTTGCCGAGGGGCGCGAAGCGCACCCCGATCGCCCGCCCGACCGCGATCGTCTCGCGCATCGAGCGGGTCAGGATGCGGCACAGTGCGGGGTCGGCGCTCACCTCCTGCACGCTGCATCCCGTGATGGCGGGGATCGCGTTGACGTGGTTAATGAGCAGCTTCGTCCACATGGCGCCGCGAAAGTTCTCGATCGCCCTCGTGGGCAGCCCGCGGTCGAGTTCGGCTGCGATGGCGAGCGCACTCGGCGACGGCGCCTCGCGACCGGCACCGAGAAAGGTCTCCCCGCCGGCAGTGACGTGGATGCGCCCCTGTCCGCGGTTCGTGACGGCGAAGAGCGTCAGTGCGCCGAACAGCTCGTGGGCGCCGCCGAGCACCCTGGCGGCGATGTCGAGGCCGCCGAGCCCGTTCTGCATGACGACGAGCGGCACGCCCCGGAGCCGCTCACGGTTCGCGGTGAGGGCGAGCTTCGCATCGTGCACCTTGGTCGCGAGCAGGGCGAGCTCAACCCCCGCGGGGAGCACCGTCGACACCGCGTCGAACCTCGCCGTGAACGAGCCGAACTCGCCGGTGAGCTGCACACCGTCAGTGGCGATCGCATCGGCGGTCCAGGAGCGCGCGGCGATCGACACGTCATGGCCGGCCTGCTGCAACCTGGCGGCGAACGCGCCGCCGACGCCGCCCGCGCCGATCACACCGATTCGCATGCTGTTCCTCTCGCCGTCCGCTCGGTCCGCTGCCTCACTCTAGAATGGTCCGCGTCATGACAAGCCAAGGCCCAGCCCCCAACGGCGTGCTCGTGGTCGACAAACCGAGTGGCCCGACGAGTCACGGCGTCGTCTCCGCGGGGCGTAAGGCTCTTGGCACGCGCAAGGTCGGCCACGCCGGCACGCTCGACCCAATGGCGTCCGGCGTGCTCGTGCTCGGCGTTGGGGTGGCCACGCGGCTCCTGACGTTCGTCGTCGGTGCCGACAAGGAGTACGAGGCCACGATCAGGCTGGGCGTTCGCACGAGCACCGAGGACGCGGAGGGCGAGTTGGTGGAGCGTGCGTCACCGGACGAGCTTGCGCCGCTCGACGAGGCCGCGATCGATGCGGCGATGGCTGACCTGCGTGGCGAGATCGATCAGGTGCCGAGCGCCGTGAGCGCGATCAAGGTGAACGGCAAGCGCGCCTATCAGCGCGTTCGCGAGGGCGAGGAGGTCGAGCTGGACGCCAGGCGCGTCACGATCTTCGCATTCGATCGTCTCGGAACGCCCGTGCGCATCCCCGGCGAACCGGGGGAGGGGCCGGTCGCGATCGACCTCCGGGTACACGTCACGTGCTCGTCTGGGACCTACGTGCGGGCGCTCGCCCGGGACCTCGGGGACGCCCTCGGCGTCGGTGCTCACCTGACGGCGCTGCGGCGTACGCGCGTCGGCGCCTTCTCGATCGACGAGGCGATCGCCCTCGATCGCCTCGCCGGCGACGCACCCGCCGGACTGATGACGCCATCGGACGCGGCCAGGCGCATCCTCCCAGCACTCGAGCTGCGTGCGGACGAAGCCGTCGATCTCGGCCACGGCAAGCGCATCGTCCGCGACGACGTCTCGCCGGACGTGCCCGCCGCCGCGTTCGCACCCGATGGCCGACTCGTCGGCGTCGTCACCCGGGAGGGTGGCGCCTACCGCCCGCTGATGAACCTTCCGGAAGCGCCCGCATGATCGAGTGGTACACGTGGCTCAGCGCTGGGATCGCCGCGGCCGCAGGCCTTCTCTGTCTCGCAGTGGGCCTGGCCGGTCGCAAGCCGGGCGACGTCACCGTCTTCTCTGTCGTCCTCGTTGAGCTGCTGCTCGTCGCCCAGGTCGTCATCAGCATCGTCGCACCGATCGCCGGAAACCAGGCGCAGGGCGACGTCATCGAGTTCTGGATCTACCTCGTGGTCGCCATCATCATCCCGCCCGCCGCCGTGCTCTGGTCGCTCATCGATCGCAACCGCTGGTCGACCGTCATCCTCGGGGTCGCGGCCCTCTCGATCGCCGTCATGGTCGTACGGATGCAGCAGATCTGGTCGGGGAACCCCCCGTTCCTCGGCGCATGACCGGAAAGCGTTCCCCCAGCCGCACCCCTGCGACCGTCGACGCGAGCGTGGGGGCACCCCGGGCGCACGGCGGGTTCCGCGGGGCGTCGGGCGTTGGCCGCGTGCTCGTCTTGGTCTATGCGGTGCTCGCGCTCGCCGCCACCGGGCGAAGCACCCTGCAACTTCTGACAAAGTTCGACGAGGCGCCCGTCGCCTACGTGCTCTCGGCCGTCGCGGCCGTCGTCTATGTCGTCGCGACGGTCGCCCTCGTCGTGAGGGGCCGGACAGCCCACGTCGTCGCCACGATCGCGATCGCCATCGAATTCGCCGGGGTGCTCGCCGTCGGAATCCTGACCGAGGTCGTGCCCGGCCTCTTCCCCGCCGACACGGTATGGTCTCACTTCGGGCGCGGCTACGCGTTCATCCCGCTCCTGCTACCGATCTTCGGAATCGCGTGGCTTGAATCCCAGCGAACCACCGCAAGGATCACAGATGTACGTCATCACCGACCTCAGTGAGGTTCCGAGCGATGTCGCACCCTCGGCCATCACGATCGGCAAGTTCGACGGGCTCCACCACGGGCATCTGTGGGTCGTCTCGCAACTGCACGACGAGGCGCGCGCCCGAGGCCTCAACCCGGTCGTCGTGACCTTCGACCGCCACCCGGCTGCTGTGCTCGCGCCCGAGACCGCTCCTCCGCCAATCGTCTCGACCCGGCAAAAGCTCGATCTGCTGCGCCGGCAGGGGCTGGCCGCGACAATCGTGGTGCCGTTCACGCCCGAGTTCGCGCGTCTCTCGCCGCGCGAGTTCGTCGAGCGTCTGCTCGTCAAACAGCTCGGGGTCAAGCTGCTCCTCGTCGGCCGGGACTTCCGGTTCGGGAAGGGCGGCGAGGGTGACGTCGAGTTCTTGCGGGGGCATGCGGCCGAGTTCGGATACGAGCTCATCGTGACGCGCGACGAGCAGGGGCCCGGCGACCGGCGCGCCTCGTCGACGTGGGTACGCGAACTGCTCGAGGTCGGCGACGTGCGAACCGTGACCGAGGTGCTCGGCCGGTATCACGTGCTCGCGGGCGAGATCGTGCACGGCGCCAAGCGGGGGAGGGAGATCGGATTCCCCACCGCCAACCTCTCGCCGGACCTCGAAGGGCTGATCCCGGGCGACG
This sequence is a window from Pseudoclavibacter endophyticus. Protein-coding genes within it:
- a CDS encoding bifunctional riboflavin kinase/FAD synthetase; its protein translation is MYVITDLSEVPSDVAPSAITIGKFDGLHHGHLWVVSQLHDEARARGLNPVVVTFDRHPAAVLAPETAPPPIVSTRQKLDLLRRQGLAATIVVPFTPEFARLSPREFVERLLVKQLGVKLLLVGRDFRFGKGGEGDVEFLRGHAAEFGYELIVTRDEQGPGDRRASSTWVRELLEVGDVRTVTEVLGRYHVLAGEIVHGAKRGREIGFPTANLSPDLEGLIPGDGVYAGWFHDGDAVYPTAVSIGNNPTFDGVPQKQVEAYVIGENLDLYGRRVQIALVERLRSMVKFEGIGPLKAQLERDVETTKRILGIA
- a CDS encoding HhH-GPD family protein; the protein is MTAGIVDRVVDWFARAARPLPWRDAHVTPWGVLVSEFMLQQTQAARVEPRWRAFVERWPRPADLASATDADVLRAWDRLGYPRRARWLRACAVVIVERHGGVVPADDASLRALPGVGPYTAAAVASFAYGRPSAVVDTNVRRVIARAAVGAAEPWAPSAARDEAEYRALVPLPLPGDDAARARAVAWNAAAMELGALVCTARAPRCEVCPIADECAWRAIGAPTGTVAGRPRRKQAAYAGSDRQMRGRILAVLRAEFGGLGHAALRERALAASGRDARADEVRYERALRGLRDDGLVVETSGRIALPGDEPPAPTRGAGGPDS
- a CDS encoding ketopantoate reductase family protein, coding for MRIGVIGAGGVGGAFAARLQQAGHDVSIAARSWTADAIATDGVQLTGEFGSFTARFDAVSTVLPAGVELALLATKVHDAKLALTANRERLRGVPLVVMQNGLGGLDIAARVLGGAHELFGALTLFAVTNRGQGRIHVTAGGETFLGAGREAPSPSALAIAAELDRGLPTRAIENFRGAMWTKLLINHVNAIPAITGCSVQEVSADPALCRILTRSMRETIAVGRAIGVRFAPLGKLGVVDIRALEHLPLGLAMAVPRRLGASFGPVPNYASTLQSIRRGQQTEIDELNGRVAALGRQHGVPTPVNRMLTAFVHRVERTGEFLSPGVLSRLVER
- the truB gene encoding tRNA pseudouridine(55) synthase TruB, coding for MTSQGPAPNGVLVVDKPSGPTSHGVVSAGRKALGTRKVGHAGTLDPMASGVLVLGVGVATRLLTFVVGADKEYEATIRLGVRTSTEDAEGELVERASPDELAPLDEAAIDAAMADLRGEIDQVPSAVSAIKVNGKRAYQRVREGEEVELDARRVTIFAFDRLGTPVRIPGEPGEGPVAIDLRVHVTCSSGTYVRALARDLGDALGVGAHLTALRRTRVGAFSIDEAIALDRLAGDAPAGLMTPSDAARRILPALELRADEAVDLGHGKRIVRDDVSPDVPAAAFAPDGRLVGVVTREGGAYRPLMNLPEAPA
- the rbfA gene encoding 30S ribosome-binding factor RbfA gives rise to the protein MADHARAARLADRIKVIVATRLERGIRDPRLGFVTITDVRVTGDLQHATIFYTVYGTEEELADTAAALASATGMLRTEVGKNLKVRLTPSLEFVHDALPDNINQIDRLLQEARARDAEAAERARRADYAGEPDPYIKPRDEGDDAFDKDSSAGGGQPR